From a single Georhizobium profundi genomic region:
- a CDS encoding AEC family transporter codes for MIPILQSIIPIFLLVLLGVVLKRWNAIDQEFWSGLEQFGYFVAFPALLSMTLYQADFAALDIGRVALTVAITLGLMMALVLALWPIMQRQGITASSFTTIFQTGIRWNGFVALAIASSLHGAEGIALVALVMALIILPINLVCVAVMVWFGGGARKLSVLALRMVRNPLILSCLAGLGARHLPFDIPAPLITAIDLIGASALGLGLLMVGAGLRVGDALKPRPVAALTSAIKLVLFPLVMVAVALAIGIEGATLEILVLCAAVPTAMNGYLLARQMNGDAPLYAAITTIQTAASIGTMPLALFLLRQLSG; via the coding sequence ATGATTCCGATCCTGCAAAGCATCATCCCGATCTTTCTGCTCGTGCTGCTCGGGGTCGTGCTGAAGCGCTGGAATGCCATCGACCAGGAATTTTGGTCGGGGCTGGAGCAGTTCGGCTATTTCGTCGCCTTTCCTGCCCTCCTCTCGATGACGCTTTACCAAGCCGATTTCGCAGCGCTCGACATCGGCCGCGTCGCGCTGACCGTCGCCATCACGCTTGGTCTGATGATGGCGCTCGTGCTTGCGCTTTGGCCGATCATGCAGCGGCAGGGCATCACCGCATCGAGCTTCACCACCATCTTCCAGACCGGCATTCGCTGGAACGGCTTCGTCGCGCTTGCCATCGCGAGCAGCCTTCACGGCGCTGAAGGGATTGCGCTCGTCGCGCTCGTGATGGCGCTGATCATCCTGCCGATTAATCTCGTTTGCGTGGCGGTGATGGTGTGGTTCGGCGGCGGGGCGCGCAAGCTCTCGGTGCTGGCGCTGCGCATGGTGCGCAACCCGCTCATCCTGTCCTGCCTCGCCGGCCTCGGCGCCCGCCATCTGCCGTTCGACATTCCCGCTCCGCTGATCACGGCGATCGATCTCATCGGCGCCAGCGCGCTCGGCCTCGGCCTGCTGATGGTGGGTGCTGGGCTGCGGGTCGGCGACGCTCTCAAACCACGCCCCGTCGCAGCGCTGACGTCCGCCATCAAGCTTGTCCTGTTTCCGCTAGTGATGGTCGCGGTGGCGCTCGCCATCGGGATCGAAGGCGCAACGCTCGAGATCTTGGTCCTCTGCGCAGCGGTGCCGACGGCCATGAACGGCTATTTGCTTGCGCGCCAGATGAATGGCGATGCCCCGCTTTATGCGGCGATCACGACCATCCAGACGGCGGCCTCGATCGGGACCATGCCGCTCGCGCTGTTCCTGCTCCGTCAGCTTTCCGGATAG
- a CDS encoding acyl-CoA dehydrogenase family protein — protein sequence MSTRPQPATHDVFNQPPRFSGMNAYRADPLLVEITLDMDRALRLDFEGVGRFVMSAEAQDLARLANRNPPELKTHDHQGNRIDQVDFHPAYHALLRKSVSGGLHASVWEDLPAEAGVAHKARAIRFFLTAGLETGHLCPVTMTNASVAAIMASPRIERDWLPKILSRKYDSAHKPAMQKTGITLGMGMTEKQGGTDVRANTTSAERVGEGIYRLAGHKWFMSAPMSDAFLMLAQTPEGIGCFLVPRILEDGSPNGLRFQRLKDKLGNRSNASSEVEFSDTYGFLLGEPGEGIRTILDMVTMTRLDCAVASAGIMRSSLADAVHHTRHRSVFGKKLVDQPLMARVLGDMALDVAAATALSMRLATAFDRARNDPREAAYARLMTPVVKYWVCKIAPALVYEAMESVGGNGYVEEKALARHYREAPVNAIWEGSGNVMALDVLRVLARGRDLFDVVLETIAADLGAAGRRTRDVLEAAMAVCESDQGAARMLTEQLALSAAAAELNRIGAGRVADAFIETRLAGAWRSTYGMLDSRFDARQLVDLLYPES from the coding sequence ATGAGCACCCGTCCCCAGCCAGCGACCCACGACGTCTTCAACCAGCCGCCGCGCTTTTCGGGGATGAATGCCTATCGCGCCGATCCGCTGCTCGTCGAAATCACGCTCGACATGGATCGCGCGCTTCGCCTCGATTTCGAGGGCGTCGGCCGTTTCGTGATGAGTGCGGAGGCGCAGGATCTGGCAAGGCTCGCCAACCGCAACCCGCCGGAACTGAAGACCCACGATCACCAGGGCAACCGCATCGACCAGGTGGATTTCCATCCCGCCTATCATGCGCTTTTGCGCAAATCGGTATCGGGCGGGCTGCATGCCTCGGTGTGGGAAGATCTGCCGGCGGAAGCGGGCGTTGCGCACAAGGCGCGTGCCATCCGGTTTTTCCTGACGGCGGGGCTCGAGACAGGGCATCTCTGCCCCGTCACGATGACCAATGCATCGGTCGCCGCAATTATGGCGTCGCCCCGTATCGAACGCGATTGGCTGCCGAAAATTCTGTCCCGCAAATATGATTCCGCGCACAAGCCAGCGATGCAGAAGACCGGCATCACGCTCGGCATGGGGATGACCGAGAAGCAGGGCGGCACGGATGTGCGCGCCAACACGACGTCGGCCGAGCGTGTGGGCGAGGGGATCTATCGGCTTGCCGGCCACAAATGGTTCATGTCCGCGCCGATGAGCGATGCATTCCTGATGCTGGCTCAGACGCCCGAAGGCATCGGCTGTTTCCTGGTTCCCCGCATTCTCGAGGACGGGTCACCCAATGGACTGCGGTTCCAGCGCCTGAAGGACAAGCTCGGCAATCGGTCGAACGCATCGAGCGAAGTCGAGTTTTCCGACACCTATGGCTTCCTGCTCGGCGAACCGGGCGAGGGTATCCGCACGATCCTCGACATGGTGACCATGACGCGGCTTGATTGCGCGGTCGCCTCCGCCGGCATCATGCGATCCTCGCTTGCCGATGCGGTGCACCACACCAGGCACCGCTCGGTGTTCGGCAAGAAGCTGGTCGACCAGCCGTTAATGGCGCGTGTGCTCGGCGACATGGCCCTCGACGTGGCAGCCGCGACAGCGCTCTCCATGCGGCTTGCCACCGCCTTCGACCGCGCCCGCAACGATCCGCGCGAAGCGGCTTACGCACGGCTGATGACGCCGGTTGTCAAATACTGGGTCTGCAAGATCGCTCCGGCTCTGGTCTACGAGGCGATGGAATCGGTCGGAGGCAATGGCTATGTCGAGGAAAAGGCGCTCGCCCGCCACTACCGCGAGGCCCCGGTCAACGCGATCTGGGAAGGTTCGGGCAACGTCATGGCGCTCGACGTGCTGCGGGTGCTGGCCCGCGGGCGCGATCTCTTCGACGTGGTGCTCGAAACGATCGCCGCCGATCTCGGTGCCGCGGGCAGGCGGACGCGAGACGTCCTGGAGGCTGCGATGGCGGTCTGCGAGAGCGACCAGGGTGCGGCCCGCATGCTGACCGAGCAACTGGCCCTTTCAGCTGCGGCAGCGGAACTCAACCGAATCGGTGCAGGCCGCGTCGCCGATGCCTTCATCGAAACGCGGTTGGCCGGCGCCTGGCGCTCCACCTATGGCATGCTCGATTCCCGTTTCGACGCCCGCCAGCTCGTCGATCTCCTCTATCCGGAAAGCTGA
- a CDS encoding aspartate carbamoyltransferase catalytic subunit translates to MSFPHRHLLGIKGLNEADVHYLLDRSDAAVALSRQREKKKASLRGLTQINLFFEASTRTQASFELAGKRLGADVMNMSVGNSSVKKGETLVDTAMTLNAMRPDILIVRHSSAGAAALLSQKVGCSVVNAGDGAHEHPTQALLDALTIRRAKGKVGRLIVAICGDVLHSRVARSNIVLLNLLGARVRVIGPSTLMPSGISDMGVEVYTSMKEGLKDADVVMMLRLQRERMSGAFVPSVREYFRFYGLDAEKLAYAKEDALVMHPGPMNRGVEIASEIADGPQSVIEQQVEMGVAVRMAVMETLLTGEEARP, encoded by the coding sequence ATGTCCTTTCCGCACCGCCACCTTCTCGGCATCAAGGGTCTGAACGAGGCCGACGTCCACTATCTGCTTGATCGATCCGATGCTGCCGTCGCGCTCAGCCGACAGCGCGAAAAGAAGAAGGCGAGCCTGCGCGGGCTGACGCAGATCAACCTCTTCTTCGAAGCATCGACGCGCACACAAGCCTCCTTCGAGTTGGCCGGAAAGCGGCTCGGCGCCGACGTGATGAACATGTCGGTTGGCAATTCATCGGTCAAAAAAGGCGAGACGCTCGTCGATACGGCGATGACGCTGAACGCCATGCGGCCGGATATCCTCATCGTGCGGCATTCGTCGGCCGGTGCCGCGGCGCTTCTTTCGCAGAAGGTCGGCTGCTCCGTCGTCAATGCCGGCGACGGCGCGCATGAGCACCCGACTCAGGCGCTGCTCGATGCGCTGACGATCCGGCGTGCCAAGGGCAAGGTCGGCCGCCTGATCGTCGCCATTTGCGGCGACGTGCTGCACAGCCGCGTGGCGCGCTCCAACATCGTGCTTCTCAATCTCTTGGGCGCGCGCGTCCGCGTCATCGGCCCTTCCACGCTGATGCCTTCGGGCATCAGCGACATGGGCGTCGAGGTCTACACGTCGATGAAGGAAGGCCTGAAGGACGCCGACGTCGTGATGATGCTGCGCCTGCAACGCGAGCGCATGTCGGGCGCTTTCGTGCCATCGGTGCGCGAATATTTCCGCTTCTATGGCCTCGATGCGGAGAAGCTTGCCTATGCCAAGGAGGACGCGCTGGTCATGCACCCGGGCCCGATGAACCGCGGCGTCGAGATCGCCTCGGAGATTGCAGACGGCCCGCAGAGCGTCATCGAGCAGCAGGTGGAAATGGGGGTCGCCGTACGCATGGCCGTCATGGAAACACTTCTCACCGGCGAGGAGGCGCGGCCATGA
- a CDS encoding dihydroorotase yields MTITVLTDAQIIDPSRGIDEIGSVIIKDGIIEAAGAGAHNQGIPEGAEIIDCRDKLVIPGLVDTRVHVGEPGSEHRETIASASRAAAAGGVTSFVMMPDTTPAIDDVALVEFVLKTARDSAVVRVYPAAALTKGLAGEEMTEIGLLSAAGAVVFTDGRRTLANTAVIRRALTYARDFGALIACETQDKHLAAQGVMNAGLLASWLGLSGIPREAEIIPLERDLRLAALTRGRYHATSISVPESSDAIAAAKARGLDVSAGISINHLTLNENDIGEYRTFFKLSPPLRTEEDRRAMVEAVRDGTIDIISSAHDPQDVDTKRLPFSDAENGAIGLETLFAAALRLHHSGDVPLPRLIDALSTSPAKRYGLDAGTLKVGARADLAIVDLYEPFVFSKDRIVSTSKNTPFEDARFQGRVLQTFVAGATVFKAD; encoded by the coding sequence ATGACGATCACTGTTCTCACCGATGCGCAGATCATCGATCCGTCGCGCGGCATCGATGAGATCGGTTCCGTCATCATCAAGGACGGGATCATCGAAGCGGCCGGCGCCGGCGCCCATAATCAGGGCATTCCGGAAGGCGCCGAAATCATCGATTGCCGCGACAAGCTGGTCATTCCCGGGCTCGTCGATACGCGCGTTCACGTCGGCGAACCCGGCAGCGAGCACCGCGAGACCATCGCTTCGGCCAGTCGCGCAGCCGCTGCGGGCGGTGTCACGTCCTTTGTCATGATGCCGGATACGACCCCGGCGATCGACGATGTGGCGCTCGTCGAGTTCGTGCTGAAGACAGCGCGCGATTCGGCGGTCGTTCGGGTTTATCCGGCAGCTGCGCTGACAAAAGGCCTCGCCGGCGAAGAGATGACCGAGATCGGCCTTCTCTCGGCCGCAGGCGCTGTCGTCTTTACCGATGGCCGGCGCACGCTCGCCAACACTGCCGTCATCCGCCGCGCGCTGACCTATGCGCGCGATTTCGGCGCCTTGATCGCCTGCGAGACGCAGGACAAGCATCTTGCGGCCCAGGGCGTGATGAACGCCGGGCTTTTGGCGAGTTGGCTCGGCCTGTCAGGTATCCCGCGCGAAGCGGAAATCATCCCGCTCGAGCGCGATTTGCGCCTCGCTGCGCTGACGCGCGGACGCTACCACGCGACCAGCATCTCGGTTCCTGAATCCAGCGACGCGATTGCGGCTGCAAAAGCGCGCGGCCTCGATGTGAGCGCCGGCATCTCGATCAACCATCTGACGCTGAACGAGAACGACATCGGCGAATACCGCACCTTCTTCAAGCTGTCGCCGCCGCTGCGGACCGAGGAGGATCGTCGTGCGATGGTGGAGGCCGTGCGCGATGGCACCATCGACATCATTTCGTCGGCCCATGACCCGCAGGACGTCGATACCAAGCGCCTGCCCTTCTCCGACGCTGAAAACGGCGCCATCGGTCTCGAAACGCTGTTCGCCGCCGCGTTGCGGCTGCACCATTCTGGCGACGTGCCGCTGCCTCGGCTCATCGACGCGCTTTCGACGAGCCCTGCCAAGCGCTACGGCCTTGACGCGGGCACGCTGAAGGTTGGGGCACGGGCGGATCTTGCGATCGTCGATCTCTATGAGCCCTTCGTCTTTTCGAAAGATCGCATCGTGTCGACCTCCAAGAACACGCCGTTCGAAGATGCACGCTTCCAGGGGCGCGTCTTGCAAACCTTCGTGGCGGGCGCCACAGTCTTCAAAGCGGATTGA
- the plsY gene encoding glycerol-3-phosphate 1-O-acyltransferase PlsY produces MPEPIITQVPFDLFLVALAFGYLLGSIPFGLILTRMAGLGDVRNIGSGNIGATNVLRTGNKKLAAATLIGDALKGTLAVVVAAQFSEILAIIAGFGAFIGHLFPVWLKFRGGKGVATYVGVLLGLAPAMVLIFAVIWIGTAYFTRYSSLAALLAAIVVPLSFFILGEMRLMELFVIMSIITFIKHRANIGRLINGTESRIGARG; encoded by the coding sequence ATGCCTGAACCGATCATCACGCAGGTTCCTTTCGACCTGTTCCTGGTTGCGCTGGCGTTCGGCTACCTGCTCGGCTCCATCCCCTTCGGGCTCATTCTGACGCGCATGGCTGGGCTCGGGGACGTGCGTAACATCGGGTCCGGGAACATCGGCGCCACGAACGTTCTGCGCACCGGCAACAAGAAGCTTGCGGCCGCGACACTCATCGGGGACGCGCTCAAAGGCACGCTGGCGGTCGTCGTCGCCGCGCAGTTTTCCGAGATCCTCGCCATCATCGCCGGCTTCGGCGCGTTCATAGGCCACCTTTTCCCCGTCTGGCTGAAGTTTCGCGGAGGCAAGGGCGTTGCAACCTATGTGGGTGTGCTGCTCGGGCTTGCGCCCGCCATGGTGCTGATCTTCGCGGTGATCTGGATCGGAACGGCCTATTTCACGCGCTATTCCTCACTTGCCGCGCTTCTCGCGGCGATCGTCGTTCCGCTCTCCTTCTTCATTCTGGGCGAAATGCGGTTGATGGAGCTTTTCGTCATCATGAGCATCATCACCTTCATCAAGCACCGAGCGAATATCGGCCGGCTGATCAACGGCACCGAAAGCCGGATCGGGGCCCGCGGCTGA
- the dprA gene encoding DNA-processing protein DprA, which translates to MAHDGGAGRPRGIALTDRQRLAWLRLIRSDNVGAATFRELINHCGSAEAALDALPDLSARGGGRSLRVASVEQAERELEQATRFGARFVGIGEPDYPPLLRSIDAAPPLLAVKGDPSLTQKPAVAFVGSRNASAAGAKFTARMAREVGAAGYVVVSGLARGIDAAAHRATLETGSIAAMAGGLDMPYPPENLELYQQMTDGAGLAVSEMPFGWEPRARDFPRRNRLIAGIGYGLVVVEAATRSGSLISARRAADFGRIVFAVPGSPLDPRSAGTNALIKDGATLIIGSTDILEALAPLVGRPVAPPLSVRERDEDGPGLQAEPGETDRDRIVSALGATPVEVDDIVRHTELPPAVVYLVLLELDLAGRLSRHPSGLVSLLTDDV; encoded by the coding sequence ATGGCGCACGATGGGGGCGCCGGCCGGCCGCGCGGGATTGCGCTTACCGATCGCCAGCGCCTCGCCTGGCTGCGCCTCATCCGCAGCGACAATGTCGGAGCTGCCACCTTCCGCGAACTGATCAACCATTGTGGCTCGGCAGAAGCTGCGCTCGATGCCCTGCCCGACCTTTCGGCACGTGGTGGCGGGCGGTCGCTGCGCGTGGCGAGTGTCGAACAGGCCGAGCGGGAACTCGAACAAGCAACGCGCTTCGGTGCGCGCTTCGTCGGGATCGGGGAGCCGGACTACCCGCCGCTTCTGCGTTCGATCGATGCCGCTCCACCGCTTCTGGCGGTGAAAGGTGACCCATCGCTGACCCAAAAGCCGGCCGTGGCCTTCGTCGGATCGCGCAATGCATCGGCCGCGGGCGCAAAGTTCACCGCCCGCATGGCGCGCGAGGTCGGGGCCGCAGGATATGTCGTCGTATCCGGCCTCGCTCGAGGCATCGATGCGGCAGCCCACCGTGCGACGCTCGAAACGGGCTCCATCGCGGCAATGGCCGGTGGGCTCGACATGCCCTATCCGCCCGAAAATCTCGAGCTCTACCAGCAGATGACGGACGGCGCCGGTCTTGCCGTTTCGGAAATGCCATTTGGCTGGGAGCCCCGCGCCCGCGACTTTCCGCGCCGCAATCGCCTGATCGCCGGCATCGGCTACGGCCTCGTCGTGGTCGAGGCAGCGACCCGCTCGGGCTCGCTCATCTCGGCGCGTCGTGCCGCGGATTTCGGCCGCATCGTCTTCGCGGTTCCAGGATCGCCGCTTGACCCGCGATCGGCCGGCACCAACGCGCTGATCAAGGACGGCGCAACGTTGATTATCGGCAGCACCGACATTCTGGAAGCCCTGGCGCCTCTGGTCGGCAGGCCGGTCGCGCCCCCGCTCTCGGTGCGCGAGCGGGACGAGGATGGACCTGGCTTGCAGGCCGAGCCTGGCGAAACAGATCGCGACAGGATCGTTTCGGCGCTGGGCGCGACGCCCGTCGAAGTGGACGATATCGTGCGCCATACCGAGTTGCCGCCGGCTGTCGTTTACCTGGTCCTGCTCGAGCTTGATCTTGCCGGGCGCCTATCCCGTCATCCGTCCGGACTGGTCAGTCTTCTTACGGATGATGTCTGA
- the topA gene encoding type I DNA topoisomerase — MNVVVVESPAKAKTINKYLGKDFKVLASFGHVRDLPAKDGSVKPDEDFEMSWEVDTASNKRLKDITDALKGADSLILATDPDREGEAISWHVLEVLNKKKALKGKSVQRVVFNAITKKAVLDAMANPRDIDAPLVDAYLARRALDYLVGFNLSPVLWRKLPGARSAGRVQSVALRLVCDREAEIERFVAEEYWQISADLKTPRNDVFNARLSSYEGKRIQRQTVSNVGEADTIKAMLEGASFTVESVEAKPTKRNPAPPFTTSTLQQAASSKLGFNAKRTMQVAQKLYEGIDIGGETVGLITYMRTDGVQMDMSAIEAAREEIASNFGDRYRPEKPRFYSTKAKNAQEAHEAIRPTGFERRPDDVKRYLDQDQIRLYDLIWKRAIASQMASAEIERTTVEIAAKNGDKIAGLRATGSVIRFDGFIAAYTDQKEDGEQSDDGDDDGRLPEINARETVAKEKINASQHFTEPPPRYSEATLIKRMEELGIGRPSTYAATLSTLQDREYVEIDKRKLIPQAKGRLVTAFLQNFFERYVEYDFTANLEEQLDKISNGDLAWKDVLRAFWKDFFAQIENTKELRVSDVLDVLNEELAPIVFPKREDGGNPRICPTCGTGNLSLKLGKFGAFVGCSNYPECNFTRQLSAESANGDEAQLSGEPKDLGRDPHTGEPITLRSGRFGPYVQRGDGKEAKRSSLPKGWKVEDIDHEKAMALIGLPRDIGKHPESGKMISAGLGRYGPFLLHDGGYANLETVEDVFTIGLNRAVTVIAERKAKGPARGRTATAALKELGEHPDGGAITVRDGRYGPYVNWGKVNATLPKDLDPQAVTLEKALELVAERAGKSGKKAAPKKAAAKKATPAKKPAAAKKAAPKKKAAAAKTSTEKTSSAKSKEA, encoded by the coding sequence ATGAACGTCGTCGTCGTCGAATCGCCTGCCAAGGCAAAGACAATCAACAAATACCTCGGCAAGGACTTCAAGGTCCTGGCCTCGTTCGGCCATGTGCGCGACTTGCCGGCCAAGGACGGCTCGGTGAAGCCGGACGAGGATTTCGAGATGAGCTGGGAGGTGGATACCGCCTCCAACAAGCGACTGAAAGACATCACCGACGCGCTGAAGGGCGCCGACAGCCTCATTCTCGCGACCGACCCGGATCGCGAAGGGGAAGCCATTTCCTGGCACGTGCTCGAAGTGCTGAACAAGAAGAAGGCGCTGAAGGGCAAGTCCGTCCAGCGCGTCGTCTTCAACGCGATCACCAAGAAGGCCGTGCTCGATGCGATGGCCAATCCGCGCGATATCGATGCGCCGCTGGTCGATGCCTATCTGGCGCGGCGCGCGCTCGACTATCTCGTTGGCTTCAATCTGTCTCCGGTTCTGTGGCGCAAACTGCCCGGCGCGCGCTCGGCCGGCCGCGTTCAGTCGGTGGCGCTTCGTCTCGTTTGTGATCGCGAAGCCGAAATCGAGCGCTTCGTCGCCGAAGAATACTGGCAGATCAGCGCCGACCTGAAGACACCGCGCAACGACGTCTTCAATGCGCGGCTCTCGTCCTATGAGGGCAAGCGGATTCAGCGCCAAACCGTGTCGAATGTCGGCGAAGCCGACACGATCAAGGCGATGCTCGAAGGCGCCTCCTTCACGGTCGAAAGCGTCGAGGCAAAGCCCACCAAGCGCAACCCAGCCCCGCCCTTCACGACCTCGACCCTGCAGCAGGCTGCATCGTCCAAGCTCGGCTTCAACGCCAAGCGCACCATGCAGGTCGCGCAGAAGCTCTACGAAGGCATCGACATCGGCGGCGAGACCGTCGGTCTCATCACCTATATGCGAACCGATGGCGTGCAGATGGACATGAGCGCCATCGAGGCTGCACGCGAGGAGATCGCGTCGAATTTCGGCGACCGCTACCGGCCCGAAAAGCCGCGCTTCTATTCGACCAAGGCGAAGAACGCACAGGAAGCCCACGAGGCGATCCGCCCCACCGGCTTCGAGCGCCGCCCCGATGACGTGAAGCGCTATCTCGACCAGGACCAGATCCGCCTTTACGACCTGATCTGGAAGCGGGCGATCGCCAGCCAGATGGCCTCGGCGGAGATCGAGCGGACCACCGTCGAGATCGCCGCCAAGAATGGCGACAAGATCGCGGGCCTGAGAGCCACGGGCTCCGTCATCCGCTTCGACGGCTTCATCGCCGCCTACACTGATCAGAAGGAAGACGGAGAGCAATCGGACGACGGTGACGACGATGGCCGTCTGCCGGAAATCAATGCGCGCGAAACGGTCGCCAAAGAGAAGATCAACGCATCCCAGCATTTCACCGAGCCGCCGCCGCGCTACTCGGAAGCGACGTTGATCAAGCGCATGGAAGAGCTCGGCATCGGCCGGCCCTCGACCTATGCGGCGACGCTTTCCACGCTGCAGGACCGTGAATATGTCGAGATCGACAAGCGCAAGCTGATCCCGCAGGCCAAGGGACGTCTCGTCACAGCGTTTCTGCAGAACTTCTTCGAGCGTTATGTGGAGTACGACTTCACAGCCAATCTCGAAGAGCAGCTCGACAAGATCTCGAACGGCGATCTCGCCTGGAAAGACGTGCTGCGCGCGTTCTGGAAGGACTTCTTCGCGCAGATCGAGAACACCAAGGAATTGCGCGTTTCCGATGTGCTCGACGTATTGAACGAAGAGCTTGCCCCGATCGTCTTCCCCAAGCGCGAAGACGGCGGCAATCCACGCATCTGCCCGACCTGCGGCACCGGCAATCTGTCGCTGAAGCTCGGCAAGTTCGGCGCCTTCGTCGGCTGCTCGAACTATCCGGAATGCAATTTCACCCGCCAGCTTTCCGCCGAGAGCGCCAATGGCGATGAAGCGCAACTGTCCGGCGAGCCGAAGGATCTGGGCCGCGACCCACACACGGGCGAGCCGATCACGCTTCGATCGGGCCGCTTCGGACCTTACGTCCAGCGGGGCGACGGCAAGGAAGCGAAGCGCTCGAGCTTGCCGAAGGGCTGGAAGGTCGAAGACATCGACCATGAAAAGGCGATGGCGCTGATCGGCCTGCCGCGCGACATCGGCAAGCACCCCGAAAGCGGCAAGATGATTTCGGCCGGCCTCGGCCGCTACGGTCCGTTCCTTCTGCACGATGGCGGCTACGCCAATCTCGAGACGGTCGAGGATGTCTTCACCATCGGCCTCAACCGGGCGGTGACGGTGATTGCGGAACGCAAGGCCAAGGGCCCTGCGCGCGGTCGCACAGCCACTGCTGCGTTGAAGGAGCTCGGCGAGCACCCCGATGGCGGCGCGATCACCGTGCGCGACGGGCGTTACGGCCCCTATGTCAACTGGGGCAAGGTCAACGCGACGCTTCCGAAGGACCTCGACCCGCAGGCCGTGACGCTTGAAAAGGCACTGGAGCTGGTGGCCGAGCGCGCCGGCAAGAGCGGCAAGAA